One Arthrobacter sp. FW306-07-I genomic window carries:
- a CDS encoding ATP-dependent Clp protease ATP-binding subunit, which yields MFERFTDRARRVVVLAQEEARMLNHNYIGTEHILLGLIHEGEGVAAKALESLSISLDGVREQVQEIIGQGQQAPSGHIPFTPRAKKVLELSLREALQLGHNYIGTEHILLGLIREGEGVAAQVLVKLGADLNRVRQQVIQLLSGYQGKETTGAGVGGGQPEGAPAGSVVLDQFGRNLTQAARENKLDPVIGREQEMERVMQVLSRRTKNNPVLIGEPGVGKTAVVEGLAQAIVRGDVPETIRDKQLYTLDLGSLVAGSRYRGDFEERLKKVLKEIRTRGDIILFIDEIHTLVGAGAAEGAIDAASILKPMLARGELQTIGATTLDEYRKHIEKDAALERRFQPIQVKEPSVAHAIEILKGLRDRYEAHHRVTITDGALASAASLAERYISDRFLPDKAIDLIDEAGARLRIRRMTAPPELKAMDERIAKLKMEKESAIDAQDFEGAASLRDKEQKMISERAEKERNWKSGGMDDISEVDEDLIAEVLANSTGIPVFKLTEEESSRLLKMEDELHKRVVGQDEAIKALSQAIRRTRAGLKDPKRPGGSFIFAGPTGVGKTELAKALAEFLFGEEDALITLDMSEYSEKHTVSRLFGAPPGYVGYEEGGQLTEKVRRRPFSVVLFDEVEKAHADLFNSLLQILEDGRLTDSQGRVVDFKNTVIIMTTNLGTRDISKSVATGFQSGTDTQTGYNRMRARVTEELKQHFRPEFLNRVDDVVVFPQLTQDEIIEIVDLFVTRLEKRLKDKDMGIELTKAAKVLLATRGYDPAMGARPLRRTIQREIEDQLSEKILFGEIHTGDIVVVDVEGEGDDAKFTFAGNAKPRIPEIAPSV from the coding sequence ATGTTTGAGCGATTTACGGACCGTGCCCGTCGCGTAGTTGTGCTTGCCCAAGAAGAGGCACGCATGCTGAACCACAATTACATCGGTACCGAACACATCCTCTTGGGTCTGATCCATGAGGGTGAAGGTGTTGCCGCCAAAGCTCTTGAGTCCTTGAGCATTTCGCTCGACGGCGTTCGCGAGCAGGTGCAGGAGATCATCGGGCAGGGCCAGCAGGCTCCCTCCGGCCACATCCCCTTCACCCCGCGTGCCAAGAAGGTGCTGGAGCTCTCGCTGCGCGAAGCCCTGCAGCTGGGCCACAACTACATCGGCACCGAGCACATTCTGCTCGGCCTGATCCGGGAGGGTGAAGGCGTTGCCGCCCAGGTCCTGGTCAAGCTTGGCGCCGACCTGAACCGGGTCCGCCAGCAGGTCATCCAGCTCCTCTCCGGTTACCAGGGCAAGGAAACCACCGGCGCAGGCGTCGGCGGCGGACAGCCCGAAGGCGCCCCTGCCGGTTCCGTGGTCCTGGACCAGTTCGGCCGCAACCTGACCCAGGCTGCGCGCGAGAACAAGCTGGACCCGGTCATCGGCCGCGAGCAGGAAATGGAACGCGTCATGCAGGTCCTTTCCCGCCGCACCAAGAACAACCCTGTCCTCATCGGCGAGCCCGGCGTCGGCAAGACCGCCGTCGTCGAAGGCCTTGCCCAGGCCATTGTGCGCGGCGACGTCCCGGAGACCATCCGCGACAAGCAGCTGTACACCCTGGACCTCGGTTCCCTTGTGGCAGGTTCCCGCTACCGCGGTGACTTCGAAGAGCGCCTTAAGAAGGTCCTCAAGGAGATCCGCACCCGCGGCGACATCATCCTGTTCATCGACGAGATTCACACCCTGGTGGGTGCCGGTGCCGCCGAAGGCGCCATCGACGCAGCCTCGATCCTGAAGCCCATGCTGGCCCGCGGCGAGCTGCAGACCATCGGTGCCACCACCTTGGACGAGTACCGCAAGCACATCGAGAAGGATGCCGCCCTGGAGCGCCGCTTCCAGCCGATCCAGGTCAAGGAACCCTCCGTGGCGCACGCCATCGAGATCCTCAAGGGCCTGCGCGACCGGTATGAGGCGCACCACCGGGTCACCATCACCGACGGTGCCCTGGCCTCCGCTGCAAGCCTCGCCGAGCGCTACATCTCGGACCGCTTCCTCCCGGACAAGGCGATCGACCTGATCGACGAAGCCGGTGCCCGGCTGCGCATCCGCCGCATGACCGCTCCGCCGGAGCTCAAGGCCATGGACGAGCGCATCGCCAAGCTGAAGATGGAGAAGGAATCCGCCATCGACGCCCAGGACTTCGAAGGTGCAGCTTCGCTCCGCGACAAGGAGCAGAAGATGATCTCCGAGCGGGCGGAGAAGGAGCGCAACTGGAAGTCCGGCGGCATGGACGACATCTCCGAGGTGGATGAGGATCTCATCGCCGAGGTGCTGGCCAACTCCACCGGCATCCCCGTCTTCAAGCTGACCGAGGAAGAATCCTCGCGCCTGCTCAAGATGGAAGACGAACTGCACAAGCGGGTTGTCGGCCAGGACGAGGCCATCAAGGCACTGTCCCAGGCCATCCGCCGCACCCGTGCAGGGCTCAAGGACCCCAAGCGCCCCGGTGGCTCGTTCATCTTTGCCGGCCCCACCGGCGTCGGCAAGACCGAGCTCGCCAAGGCACTTGCGGAGTTCCTCTTCGGTGAAGAGGACGCCCTCATCACCCTGGACATGTCCGAGTACTCCGAGAAGCACACCGTTTCGCGGCTCTTCGGTGCCCCTCCGGGCTACGTGGGCTACGAAGAGGGTGGCCAGCTGACCGAGAAGGTCCGCCGCCGTCCGTTCTCCGTGGTGCTGTTCGACGAAGTTGAGAAGGCCCACGCTGACCTCTTCAACTCGCTGCTGCAGATCCTGGAAGACGGTCGCCTGACCGACTCCCAGGGCCGCGTGGTGGACTTCAAGAACACCGTGATCATCATGACCACCAACCTGGGTACCCGGGACATCTCCAAGAGCGTCGCCACCGGCTTCCAGTCCGGCACCGACACGCAGACCGGCTACAACCGCATGCGTGCCCGCGTCACGGAGGAACTCAAGCAGCACTTCCGCCCCGAGTTCCTGAACCGTGTTGACGACGTCGTGGTGTTCCCGCAGCTCACCCAGGACGAGATCATCGAGATCGTGGACCTGTTCGTGACCCGCCTGGAGAAGCGCCTCAAGGACAAGGACATGGGCATCGAGCTCACCAAGGCCGCCAAGGTGCTCCTCGCGACCCGGGGCTACGATCCCGCCATGGGTGCCCGGCCGCTGCGCCGCACCATCCAGCGCGAGATCGAGGACCAGCTCTCCGAGAAGATCCTCTTCGGCGAGATCCACACCGGCGACATCGTCGTGGTGGATGTCGAAGGCGAAGGCGACGACGCGAAGTTCACCTTCGCCGGCAACGCCAAGCCGCGCATCCCGGAGATCGCACCCAGCGTCTAA
- a CDS encoding S9 family peptidase → MANQNPAIPDEQPLTPFHDLDHYLSIPRVSGLALSPDGTRLVTTVSTLNGKGTEFATALWELDPAGQKHARRITRSAKGEAGAAFAANGDVYFTSARPDPDSPDEDPVSALWLLPADGGEARVVLSRPGGVSRVITARGADAAFVTAEVLAGSADEEDDAERRKSRKDKKVSAILHSEYPVRYWDADLGPGQPRIFAVEAGEKEGAGTPTTVDATAPLVLRNLTPDAGPRLREAETVVSPDGKTIYSGYTKPLAKADSRSILVAVDVASGSLKVLLDQEGMSYFPGPVSPDGRTLVVVSESDSTPHRAPEIKMYLLDVSGQAPEEGGGLQPLAHDWDRWPKPAAWLPDGSGLLVTADDDGASPVFRVSVPSAAAEVGVTRVTQDAAAYSDVVISPEGRSAYALRSSYEFPAEAVRIDLATGETTRLPAPAERPSYLGRMERIAATAADGSRVPAYLALPEGASADQPAPLLLWIHGGPLGSWNAWTWRWNPWLLTAKGYAVLLPDPALSTGYGQSYIQRGWGSWGKAPFTDLMAVTDAAVRRPDIDEARTAAMGGSFGGYMANWVAGNTDRFKAVVTHASLWALDQFGPTTDASQYWLKEMTEEMALENSPHLHAENISTPMLVIHGDKDYRVPIGEGLRLWYELLSKSQLAADQDGQTPHRFLYFPDENHWVLQPQHAKVWYQVVEWFLAKNVLGQDLELPAELGL, encoded by the coding sequence ATGGCTAATCAGAATCCGGCGATCCCGGACGAGCAACCGCTGACCCCTTTCCATGACCTCGACCATTACCTGTCCATCCCCCGGGTAAGCGGCCTGGCACTGAGCCCGGACGGCACGCGGCTGGTCACCACTGTGAGCACCTTGAACGGTAAAGGCACCGAATTCGCCACCGCACTGTGGGAGCTGGACCCGGCCGGGCAGAAGCACGCCCGGCGCATCACCCGCAGCGCCAAGGGCGAGGCCGGTGCCGCGTTCGCAGCCAATGGGGACGTCTACTTCACGTCCGCCCGTCCCGATCCGGACAGCCCCGACGAAGATCCGGTGAGCGCGCTGTGGCTGCTCCCGGCCGACGGCGGCGAAGCAAGGGTGGTCCTCAGCCGGCCGGGCGGCGTCAGCAGGGTAATCACGGCCAGGGGCGCCGATGCGGCGTTCGTGACGGCCGAGGTCCTGGCAGGTTCCGCTGACGAGGAGGACGACGCTGAACGGCGCAAGTCCCGCAAGGACAAGAAGGTCTCTGCCATCCTGCACAGCGAGTATCCGGTCCGGTACTGGGACGCGGACCTGGGGCCCGGTCAGCCGCGGATCTTCGCTGTGGAAGCGGGGGAAAAAGAAGGAGCCGGCACGCCCACAACGGTTGATGCCACCGCTCCCTTGGTCCTGCGCAACCTGACGCCCGACGCCGGCCCGCGGCTCAGGGAGGCGGAGACCGTGGTCAGCCCCGATGGGAAGACCATCTACAGCGGCTACACCAAGCCTCTTGCGAAGGCGGACAGCCGGTCCATTCTGGTGGCTGTCGATGTGGCGTCCGGCAGCCTCAAAGTGCTGCTGGACCAGGAAGGCATGAGCTACTTCCCGGGACCCGTCAGCCCCGATGGCCGCACGCTCGTGGTGGTCAGCGAGAGTGATTCCACCCCTCACCGGGCCCCCGAAATCAAGATGTACCTGCTCGACGTCTCCGGCCAGGCGCCGGAGGAGGGCGGCGGACTGCAGCCACTGGCCCACGATTGGGATCGCTGGCCCAAGCCTGCGGCGTGGCTTCCGGACGGTTCCGGCCTCCTGGTTACAGCGGACGACGACGGCGCGTCGCCGGTTTTTCGGGTCAGCGTTCCGTCGGCTGCCGCTGAGGTGGGCGTCACCCGGGTGACGCAGGACGCTGCGGCCTACTCCGACGTCGTAATTTCGCCGGAGGGGCGCAGCGCCTATGCCCTGCGCAGCTCGTACGAGTTCCCGGCCGAGGCCGTACGGATCGACCTGGCCACTGGGGAAACCACCCGCCTCCCTGCCCCTGCCGAGCGGCCGTCCTACCTTGGCCGGATGGAGCGCATCGCCGCAACCGCCGCGGACGGCTCGCGCGTGCCCGCCTACCTGGCCCTCCCGGAGGGTGCTTCCGCGGACCAGCCGGCACCGCTGCTCCTGTGGATCCACGGCGGCCCGCTGGGATCGTGGAACGCGTGGACCTGGCGCTGGAACCCCTGGCTCCTGACGGCGAAGGGGTACGCGGTGCTGCTGCCGGATCCGGCGCTGTCCACCGGCTACGGGCAGTCGTACATCCAGCGCGGCTGGGGATCATGGGGGAAGGCGCCCTTCACAGACCTCATGGCAGTGACCGATGCCGCCGTACGGCGGCCCGACATCGACGAGGCCCGGACCGCGGCGATGGGTGGCTCCTTCGGCGGCTACATGGCCAACTGGGTGGCGGGCAACACAGACCGGTTCAAGGCGGTCGTCACCCATGCGAGCCTCTGGGCCCTGGACCAGTTCGGGCCCACCACCGACGCCTCTCAGTATTGGCTGAAGGAAATGACCGAGGAAATGGCGCTGGAGAACTCGCCGCACCTCCATGCCGAGAACATCAGCACCCCCATGCTGGTGATCCACGGTGACAAGGACTACCGGGTGCCCATCGGCGAAGGCCTGCGGCTCTGGTATGAACTGCTGTCCAAGTCCCAGCTGGCGGCGGACCAGGACGGACAGACTCCGCACCGGTTCCTCTACTTCCCGGACGAGAACCACTGGGTCCTCCAGCCGCAACACGCCAAGGTCTGGTACCAGGTGGTGGAGTGGTTCCTGGCAAAGAACGTCCTGGGCCAGGATCTCGAGTTGCCTGCCGAGCTGGGGCTCTAG
- a CDS encoding amino-acid N-acetyltransferase, which produces MTDSFHIRPARTSDVPAIKRLVAPLAEERILMAKETVAYYESLQEFRIAESSDGEMIGCGALHVMWEDLAEIRTLAASGEWRGRGVGHVLVESLLQEARALGVSRVFCLTFEVDFFKRHGFEVMADQSAVDPEVYSELLRSHDEGVAEFLDLARVKPNTLGNTRMIRTL; this is translated from the coding sequence GTGACCGACTCCTTCCACATCCGCCCAGCACGCACCAGCGACGTCCCCGCCATCAAGAGGTTGGTGGCACCCCTGGCCGAGGAGCGCATCCTGATGGCGAAGGAGACGGTGGCCTATTACGAGAGCCTCCAGGAGTTCCGCATCGCCGAGTCCAGCGACGGCGAAATGATCGGCTGCGGCGCCCTGCATGTCATGTGGGAGGACCTGGCCGAAATCCGCACCCTTGCAGCGTCGGGGGAGTGGCGCGGCAGAGGGGTGGGGCATGTCCTGGTGGAGAGCCTGCTGCAAGAAGCCCGGGCCCTGGGGGTATCCCGCGTCTTCTGCCTCACCTTCGAGGTGGATTTCTTCAAGCGTCACGGATTCGAAGTCATGGCGGACCAGTCGGCGGTGGATCCGGAAGTCTATTCGGAGCTGCTGCGCTCCCATGACGAGGGCGTGGCGGAGTTCCTGGACCTGGCACGCGTCAAGCCCAACACCCTTGGCAACACCCGGATGATCCGCACCCTCTAA
- the dhaK gene encoding dihydroxyacetone kinase subunit DhaK: MKKLINDPKSVVQEAVQGFGLAHAGLVTVSEDPIYITRKDAPVAGKVGLVSGGGSGHEPLHAGYVGQGMLDAAVPGAVFTSPTPDQILPATLAVNSGAGVVHIVKNYTGDVLNFETAAELAEAEGVSVRTVLVNDDVAVEDSLYTAGRRGVGGTVLVEKIAGAAAERGDDLDAVAAIGERVNANVRTMGVALSACTVPHAGTPSFDLAEDEIEIGIGIHGEPGRHRIPMETADNITNRLLEPVLADLKITSGDKVLLFVNGMGGTPLSELYIVYRRAVQVLGDAGATVERSLVGNYITALEMQGCSISVLRLDDEMTELWDAPVHTPALRWGV, translated from the coding sequence ATGAAGAAACTCATCAACGATCCAAAATCCGTTGTCCAGGAAGCTGTCCAGGGGTTTGGCCTGGCACACGCCGGACTGGTCACGGTCAGCGAAGACCCCATCTACATCACGCGCAAGGACGCGCCTGTGGCCGGCAAGGTGGGGCTGGTTTCCGGCGGCGGCAGCGGGCACGAGCCGCTGCACGCCGGTTACGTTGGGCAGGGAATGCTCGACGCCGCGGTGCCGGGGGCGGTGTTTACCTCGCCTACGCCGGACCAGATCCTTCCGGCCACCCTCGCTGTGAACTCCGGTGCCGGCGTCGTGCATATCGTCAAGAATTACACCGGCGACGTCCTGAACTTCGAGACGGCGGCCGAACTGGCTGAGGCCGAAGGCGTCAGTGTCCGCACCGTACTGGTCAATGACGACGTGGCGGTGGAGGATTCGCTGTACACCGCAGGCCGCCGCGGTGTGGGCGGCACCGTGCTGGTGGAGAAGATTGCGGGCGCAGCTGCCGAACGCGGTGACGACCTCGACGCCGTCGCCGCCATCGGCGAGCGGGTCAACGCCAACGTCAGGACCATGGGGGTGGCACTGTCCGCCTGCACGGTTCCGCACGCCGGCACACCCAGCTTTGACCTCGCCGAGGATGAGATCGAGATCGGCATCGGCATCCACGGCGAGCCGGGCAGGCACCGGATTCCCATGGAGACCGCGGACAACATCACCAACCGCCTGCTGGAACCCGTCCTGGCGGACCTGAAGATCACCTCCGGGGACAAGGTGCTGCTTTTCGTAAACGGCATGGGCGGCACGCCACTGAGCGAGCTGTACATCGTGTATCGGCGGGCTGTGCAGGTACTCGGAGATGCCGGCGCCACGGTGGAACGCTCGCTGGTGGGCAACTACATTACGGCCCTCGAAATGCAGGGCTGCTCCATTTCGGTCCTCCGGCTCGATGACGAGATGACGGAACTCTGGGACGCGCCCGTGCACACCCCCGCGCTGCGGTGGGGCGTGTGA
- the dhaL gene encoding dihydroxyacetone kinase subunit DhaL encodes MILDVNWAVKWLTLCAQAMAEHRVELIELDRAIGDSDHGENMDRGFQAVLAKLGESTPETPGAALKMTAMTLMSKVGGAAGPLYGTAFLRAATALGDSAEVDAAALAGALAAARDGIVARGKAESGDKTMVDAWTPAVDAARAAADGGSADVLGVLVAAAEAAEAGAVATDPMVARKGRASYLGERSAGHRDPGAVSSALILRAAVGAAA; translated from the coding sequence GTGATCCTGGACGTCAACTGGGCCGTGAAGTGGCTGACCCTGTGCGCGCAGGCCATGGCAGAGCACCGCGTTGAACTCATCGAACTGGACCGGGCCATTGGCGACTCGGACCACGGCGAGAACATGGACCGGGGCTTCCAGGCCGTCCTGGCCAAGCTCGGCGAATCGACGCCGGAGACGCCCGGGGCTGCGCTGAAGATGACCGCCATGACGCTGATGTCCAAGGTGGGCGGCGCCGCAGGGCCGCTCTACGGCACTGCCTTCCTTCGCGCCGCCACCGCACTCGGCGATTCCGCTGAAGTTGATGCAGCCGCCCTGGCCGGGGCCCTGGCGGCTGCGCGGGACGGGATTGTGGCGCGCGGGAAGGCCGAGTCAGGGGACAAGACCATGGTGGATGCCTGGACCCCGGCTGTCGACGCTGCCCGCGCAGCAGCGGACGGCGGAAGCGCCGATGTCCTGGGCGTCCTGGTGGCGGCGGCCGAGGCTGCCGAAGCAGGGGCGGTGGCAACGGATCCGATGGTCGCAAGGAAAGGCCGGGCCAGCTACCTCGGCGAACGCAGCGCCGGCCACCGGGACCCCGGCGCCGTATCCAGCGCGCTGATCCTCCGCGCCGCCGTTGGGGCGGCTGCGTGA
- the dhaM gene encoding dihydroxyacetone kinase phosphoryl donor subunit DhaM — protein MTVSIVVVSHSEKIADGAVELAAQMAPDVIILPAGGTDDGRIGTSLEKVLAALEQAGGQDGGQAGGQADGDGVAANGTVVITDLGSAVMTAESALEFLENPAGVLLADAPLVEGLVAAAVAAQGGADVQAVRNAAEAAGGGTHQAEQASAPEELEPVTSAAPDSTGDFELVNQAGMHARPAAKVAGGLASLDAEVTINGVDGASMTGLMTLGAGKGSVLHVEAWGPDAERAVEYVGGLVEAGFGEP, from the coding sequence GTGACCGTCAGCATCGTTGTGGTGTCCCATAGCGAAAAAATTGCCGACGGCGCCGTGGAGCTTGCCGCCCAAATGGCACCGGACGTGATCATCCTGCCCGCCGGCGGCACCGACGACGGCAGGATCGGCACCAGCCTGGAGAAGGTCCTCGCCGCCCTGGAACAGGCGGGCGGGCAGGATGGCGGCCAGGCAGGCGGACAAGCCGACGGGGATGGCGTTGCGGCGAACGGCACAGTAGTCATCACGGACCTGGGATCAGCAGTGATGACCGCGGAATCTGCCCTCGAGTTCCTGGAAAACCCAGCCGGCGTCCTGCTCGCCGATGCACCGTTGGTCGAAGGCCTGGTGGCCGCAGCCGTCGCGGCACAGGGCGGAGCCGATGTGCAGGCCGTGCGGAACGCGGCAGAAGCTGCAGGGGGCGGGACGCATCAGGCGGAGCAGGCTTCCGCGCCGGAGGAGCTGGAGCCTGTCACCAGCGCCGCGCCTGACAGCACCGGCGACTTCGAATTGGTCAACCAGGCAGGCATGCATGCGCGGCCTGCCGCGAAAGTGGCCGGGGGCCTGGCCTCCCTGGACGCCGAAGTCACCATCAACGGCGTGGACGGCGCGTCCATGACCGGGCTGATGACCCTCGGCGCCGGCAAAGGCAGCGTGCTGCACGTTGAAGCGTGGGGACCTGATGCGGAACGGGCCGTGGAGTATGTGGGCGGCTTGGTGGAGGCTGGTTTCGGCGAGCCCTGA
- a CDS encoding DUF3592 domain-containing protein, with protein sequence MKTILYIVWALFVAAAIFSLVYAARRTKRQQQQMAAWPRAQATVTGSATGWTSGAGGSSRNLRYYPTYQFTGPQGTLFMGKSEISAVEQPAPGSLIEVAYNPANPNESLQVSSEPRTVMGCLIAFFAVFAVVSFWFIGVFPLG encoded by the coding sequence ATGAAAACCATCCTGTACATCGTGTGGGCCCTGTTTGTTGCTGCCGCCATATTTTCACTGGTCTACGCGGCGCGCAGGACCAAGCGCCAGCAGCAACAGATGGCGGCGTGGCCCAGGGCGCAGGCAACCGTCACCGGCAGCGCCACCGGATGGACCAGCGGCGCGGGCGGCTCAAGCCGGAACCTGCGCTACTACCCCACCTACCAGTTCACGGGTCCGCAGGGCACCCTCTTCATGGGCAAGTCGGAGATCTCGGCGGTGGAGCAGCCGGCGCCGGGCTCGCTGATCGAGGTTGCCTACAACCCCGCCAACCCCAATGAGTCGCTCCAGGTTTCCTCGGAACCGCGCACCGTGATGGGCTGCCTGATTGCGTTCTTCGCGGTCTTTGCCGTTGTTTCGTTCTGGTTTATCGGCGTCTTTCCGCTGGGTTAG
- a CDS encoding A/G-specific adenine glycosylase, which produces MELLRRRVNDWFAGIARDLPWRKPECSPWGVLVSEIMLQQTPVVRVLPVWHEWLKRWPTPAGLAGEPAGEAVRSWGRLGYPRRALRLHAAATAIVQEHGGKVPDTYAELLALPGVGSYTAAAVAAFAYGRRETVVDTNIRRVHARLISGTALPAPALTAAEMRLAAALLPEDDDTSVRWNAAVMELGALVCTARAPKCIDCPVRDSCAWLAAGEPPPSYVPKGQSWHGTDRQVRGAVLAVLRLADAPVPPDMFHREPADLGYAPEGISVPLAALHRLNSAPEQLDRALAGLLADGLAEMHDGGLRLPA; this is translated from the coding sequence CTGGAGCTGCTCCGCAGGCGGGTCAACGACTGGTTCGCCGGCATTGCCCGCGACCTGCCGTGGCGTAAGCCTGAATGCTCCCCCTGGGGAGTGCTGGTCAGCGAAATCATGCTGCAACAGACCCCCGTGGTCCGGGTGCTGCCCGTCTGGCACGAGTGGCTCAAACGCTGGCCCACTCCCGCGGGCCTGGCAGGCGAACCGGCAGGCGAAGCCGTCCGTTCGTGGGGCCGGCTGGGCTACCCCCGGAGGGCCCTGAGGCTGCACGCCGCGGCCACCGCAATCGTGCAGGAGCACGGCGGCAAGGTCCCGGACACTTACGCTGAGCTGCTGGCCCTTCCCGGCGTGGGCAGCTACACCGCAGCAGCAGTGGCAGCATTTGCGTATGGCCGCCGCGAAACGGTGGTGGACACCAACATCCGCAGGGTGCACGCCCGGCTCATCTCAGGCACCGCGCTACCCGCCCCGGCCCTGACGGCGGCGGAGATGCGCCTTGCGGCGGCCCTGCTGCCGGAGGACGACGACACGTCCGTGCGCTGGAACGCCGCGGTCATGGAACTGGGTGCCCTGGTGTGCACGGCCCGCGCGCCCAAGTGCATCGACTGTCCAGTGAGGGACTCCTGTGCCTGGCTCGCCGCCGGTGAGCCCCCGCCGTCGTACGTTCCCAAGGGCCAGTCATGGCACGGCACCGATCGCCAGGTCCGCGGCGCCGTGCTGGCCGTGCTCCGGCTGGCGGATGCACCCGTGCCGCCGGACATGTTCCACCGCGAACCGGCCGATCTTGGCTACGCGCCGGAGGGGATCAGCGTGCCCCTGGCCGCGCTGCACCGGCTCAACTCCGCCCCCGAACAACTGGACCGGGCGCTGGCAGGGCTGCTGGCGGACGGGCTGGCGGAGATGCACGACGGCGGCCTCCGGCTACCAGCCTGA
- the disA gene encoding DNA integrity scanning diadenylate cyclase DisA — MARSPEESLRATLGRVAPGTPLRDGLERILRGRTGALIVLGSDRTIDSICSGGFDIGIEFSPTRLRELAKMDGAIICDKDAGNILRAAVQLVPDSSIETQESGTRHRTAERVAKQTGVPVISVSQSMQIIALYVNGLRHVLEGSENVLARANQALATLERYRARLDQVTSSLSALEIEAMVTVRDVAVTLQRQEMVRRISEEISQYVLELGEDGRLLSLQLDELTVGRGPGSDVIIRDYASPHASAEDIEKAVNELVNLGPTELIDLGKISAIVGFAGGEANLDAVVQPRGYRLLSGLKAVPKAVADRLVDHFGGLQFLMAATIDDLMTVDGIGDQRARTVREGLSRMAEASLLDRFL, encoded by the coding sequence ATGGCGCGGAGCCCCGAAGAATCGCTGAGGGCCACTCTGGGCAGGGTTGCACCCGGAACTCCCCTTCGCGACGGCCTGGAACGGATCCTCCGCGGACGCACCGGCGCCCTGATCGTCCTGGGATCTGACCGCACCATTGACTCCATCTGCTCCGGCGGGTTCGATATCGGCATCGAGTTCTCGCCTACCCGCCTGCGGGAACTGGCCAAAATGGACGGCGCCATCATCTGCGACAAGGACGCGGGCAACATCCTCCGCGCCGCGGTCCAGCTGGTCCCGGACTCCAGCATTGAGACCCAGGAGTCCGGTACCCGCCACCGCACCGCAGAACGGGTGGCCAAGCAGACGGGCGTTCCGGTCATCTCCGTCAGCCAGTCAATGCAAATCATCGCCCTCTACGTCAATGGACTGCGGCACGTCCTGGAGGGCTCGGAAAACGTCCTGGCCCGCGCCAACCAGGCCCTTGCCACCCTGGAGCGCTACCGCGCCCGCCTTGACCAGGTCACCAGTTCGCTCTCAGCCTTGGAAATCGAGGCCATGGTGACGGTGCGCGACGTGGCCGTCACCCTCCAGCGGCAGGAAATGGTCCGCCGCATTTCCGAGGAAATCTCGCAGTACGTCCTGGAACTGGGCGAGGACGGCCGCCTCCTCTCCCTCCAGCTCGATGAACTCACCGTGGGACGCGGTCCGGGCAGCGACGTGATCATCCGCGACTACGCCAGCCCCCATGCCTCCGCCGAAGACATCGAAAAAGCCGTCAATGAACTGGTCAACCTGGGCCCCACCGAACTGATCGACCTGGGCAAAATCTCGGCGATCGTCGGGTTCGCTGGCGGCGAGGCGAACCTGGATGCAGTGGTCCAGCCCCGCGGCTACCGGCTGCTGTCCGGCCTCAAGGCAGTCCCCAAGGCCGTTGCAGACCGCCTGGTGGACCACTTCGGGGGCCTGCAGTTCCTGATGGCGGCCACCATCGACGACCTCATGACGGTTGACGGCATCGGCGACCAGCGCGCCCGGACCGTACGCGAGGGCCTGAGCCGCATGGCAGAAGCCAGCCTCCTGGACCGCTTCCTCTAA